One genomic region from Jiangella sp. DSM 45060 encodes:
- a CDS encoding IclR family transcriptional regulator, producing the protein MRDIVAGDDRPGQEGDRVVGSDRVLAVLKELASHPGGVGLDELTRVVGSPKPTVHRALRSLRRAGFAGQDARGHYVLGDEFLRLAFAHHEARPEHVRLLPVLETLAARFGETTHYAVLDGREVVYRAKVDPPSGAARLTSVVGGRNPAHSTGVGKLLLAYSLPTPAAVAAWVGAGPLPRRTPRTRVTAGDLAAELAAVRQRGYALDDEENETGVACLALPVYALAPGVPSGAPSGAPSGAISVSALTFRTPLAVLVDAVDEIRGVLGRLGERR; encoded by the coding sequence GTGCGAGACATCGTGGCGGGCGACGACCGTCCCGGTCAAGAGGGCGACCGGGTGGTCGGCTCCGACCGCGTGCTCGCCGTGCTCAAGGAGCTGGCCTCCCACCCGGGCGGAGTCGGGCTGGACGAGCTGACCCGCGTCGTCGGCAGCCCCAAGCCGACGGTGCACCGCGCGCTGCGGTCGCTGCGCCGGGCCGGGTTCGCCGGTCAGGACGCCCGCGGCCACTACGTGCTGGGTGACGAGTTCCTGCGGCTGGCGTTCGCGCACCACGAGGCCCGGCCCGAGCACGTCCGGCTGCTGCCGGTGCTCGAGACGCTGGCGGCCCGGTTCGGTGAGACCACCCACTACGCGGTGCTCGACGGCCGCGAGGTCGTGTACCGCGCCAAGGTCGACCCGCCGAGCGGCGCCGCCCGGCTGACGTCGGTCGTCGGCGGGCGCAACCCGGCCCACTCGACCGGGGTCGGGAAGCTGCTGCTGGCGTACTCGCTGCCGACGCCGGCCGCGGTGGCCGCGTGGGTGGGCGCCGGGCCGCTGCCGCGGCGGACGCCGCGCACCCGCGTCACCGCCGGTGACCTGGCCGCCGAGCTGGCGGCCGTCCGTCAGCGCGGCTACGCCCTGGACGACGAGGAGAACGAGACCGGCGTCGCCTGCCTGGCGCTGCCGGTGTACGCGCTGGCGCCGGGCGTGCCGTCGGGTGCGCCGTCGGGCGCGCCGTCGGGCGCGATCAGCGTCAGCGCGCTGACCTTCCGCACGCCGCTGGCCGTGCTCGTCGACGCCGTCGACGAGATCCGTGGCGTGCTCGGCCGGCTGGGGGAGCGCCGATGA
- a CDS encoding SDR family NAD(P)-dependent oxidoreductase: MNRTDTRTALVTGGGSGLGAAAAERLRADGYTVTTLDLHGADVVADITDEAALARIGPVDVLVNSAGVVGPNRPLHETTADEWRRVFEVNVVGTVNTMRAFVPGMRERGWGRVVNLASMAGKDGNPNLSVYSASKAAVIGLTKSAGKELATSGVLVNAIAPAVIATPMNDATEPGVLEHITSLIPMKRVGRPEEVAELIAFLCSDRVSFSTGAVYDISGGRATY; encoded by the coding sequence GTGAATCGCACTGACACCAGGACGGCGCTCGTCACCGGCGGCGGCAGCGGGCTCGGCGCGGCCGCCGCCGAACGCCTGCGCGCCGACGGTTACACCGTCACCACCCTCGACCTGCACGGCGCCGACGTCGTCGCGGACATCACCGACGAGGCGGCGCTGGCGCGCATCGGCCCGGTCGACGTGCTGGTCAACTCGGCCGGCGTCGTCGGCCCGAACCGGCCACTGCACGAGACGACGGCGGACGAGTGGCGCCGCGTCTTCGAGGTCAACGTCGTCGGCACCGTCAACACCATGCGCGCGTTCGTCCCGGGCATGCGCGAGCGCGGCTGGGGCCGCGTCGTCAACCTCGCCAGCATGGCCGGCAAGGACGGCAACCCGAACCTGTCCGTCTATTCGGCGTCGAAGGCCGCCGTCATCGGGCTCACGAAATCCGCCGGCAAGGAGCTCGCCACCAGCGGCGTCCTCGTCAACGCCATCGCGCCGGCCGTCATCGCCACACCGATGAACGACGCCACCGAGCCCGGCGTGCTCGAGCACATCACCAGCCTCATCCCGATGAAGCGGGTCGGCCGGCCCGAGGAGGTGGCCGAGCTGATCGCGTTCCTGTGCTCGGACCGGGTCAGCTTCTCCACCGGCGCCGTCTACGACATCAGCGGCGGCCGGGCGACCTACTGA
- a CDS encoding endo alpha-1,4 polygalactosaminidase: protein MPATRGTAVMRPQLPSARRAAAALLAAAALLTGCGDDGAVDGVRLPPEGARVDYQLGGPYPPSDGVEVVIRDVTAEPVPDRYGICYVNAFQTQPGTLEQWRREHDDLLLRDDDGELVTDPDWPDEALLDTSTEANREALAGVVGADLERCARAGFAAVEPDNLDSWTRSHGLLDDADNLAFAALLAERAHELGLAIAQKNAPELGAAGRDTAHLDFAIAEECEVHDECAAYADVYGRHVIEIEYADNGRDAFAAACADRGEEISVLLRDRDVLPAGADGYVAQWC, encoded by the coding sequence ATGCCGGCGACGCGAGGAACCGCGGTCATGCGGCCGCAGCTGCCGAGCGCCAGGCGCGCTGCCGCGGCGCTGCTGGCGGCGGCCGCGCTGCTGACCGGCTGTGGCGACGACGGCGCCGTCGACGGCGTGCGGCTGCCGCCCGAGGGCGCCCGCGTCGACTACCAGCTGGGCGGCCCGTATCCGCCGTCCGACGGGGTGGAGGTGGTGATCCGCGACGTCACCGCCGAGCCGGTGCCGGACCGCTACGGCATCTGCTACGTCAACGCGTTCCAGACCCAGCCCGGCACGCTGGAGCAGTGGCGGCGAGAGCACGACGACCTGCTGCTGCGCGACGACGACGGCGAACTGGTCACCGACCCGGACTGGCCGGACGAGGCGCTGCTCGACACGTCCACCGAGGCGAACCGGGAGGCGCTGGCCGGGGTCGTCGGCGCGGACCTCGAGCGGTGCGCGCGGGCCGGCTTCGCCGCCGTCGAACCGGACAACCTCGATTCGTGGACCCGTTCCCACGGCCTGCTCGACGACGCCGACAACCTGGCGTTCGCCGCGCTGCTGGCCGAGCGGGCGCACGAGCTCGGCCTGGCCATCGCGCAGAAGAACGCCCCGGAACTGGGCGCCGCCGGCCGCGACACCGCGCACCTCGACTTCGCCATCGCCGAGGAGTGCGAGGTCCACGACGAGTGCGCCGCCTACGCCGACGTTTACGGGCGGCACGTCATCGAGATCGAGTACGCCGACAACGGCCGCGACGCGTTCGCCGCCGCCTGCGCCGACCGCGGCGAGGAGATCTCGGTGCTGCTGCGCGACCGCGACGTCCTCCCGGCCGGCGCGGACGGCTACGTGGCGCAGTGGTGCTAG
- a CDS encoding zinc-binding dehydrogenase, whose product MRAFVLTGPGAGGVQDVPRPVAAPGEVVVDVERAGVCGTDAEFFSGDMAYLRSGHTTYPLRPGHEWAGVVASVGSGVDPAWLGRRVMGDTMIGDGTCRRCRRGRQHVCEARQEVGVRDGRPGALAEQLAVPASSLHALPGSVDAVLGALVEPGGNALRAARATGAGPGDRVLVFGPGTIGLMAAMFARADGAEVHLMGRTEASLEFARSLGFEHAWTEDELPDLPFDAVVDATNAAHLPARAVELVEPGGRVVYIGLSATPSRLDTRQLVLADVTAAGILSASPGLAATIEAYASGAVDPRPLVGATVGLSDVAAVLAGTLPTGPAPKVHVDPRLA is encoded by the coding sequence ATGAGAGCCTTCGTGCTGACCGGACCCGGCGCGGGCGGGGTGCAGGACGTGCCGCGCCCCGTCGCGGCGCCCGGCGAGGTCGTCGTCGACGTCGAGCGGGCCGGCGTCTGCGGCACCGACGCCGAGTTCTTCAGCGGCGACATGGCCTACCTGCGCTCCGGGCACACGACGTACCCGCTGCGGCCCGGTCACGAGTGGGCCGGCGTCGTCGCGTCCGTCGGGTCCGGCGTGGACCCCGCGTGGCTGGGGCGGCGGGTCATGGGCGACACCATGATCGGCGACGGGACCTGCCGGCGCTGCCGCCGCGGACGGCAGCACGTGTGCGAGGCGCGGCAGGAGGTCGGCGTGCGCGACGGCCGGCCCGGCGCGCTGGCCGAGCAGCTGGCCGTCCCGGCGTCGTCGCTGCACGCGCTGCCCGGCTCCGTCGACGCCGTTCTGGGCGCGCTGGTCGAGCCGGGCGGCAACGCGCTGCGGGCGGCCCGGGCCACCGGCGCCGGCCCGGGCGACCGGGTGCTGGTGTTCGGGCCCGGCACCATCGGGCTGATGGCGGCGATGTTCGCCCGCGCCGACGGCGCCGAGGTGCATCTGATGGGCCGCACCGAGGCGTCGCTGGAGTTCGCCCGGTCGCTGGGGTTCGAGCACGCGTGGACCGAGGACGAACTGCCGGACCTGCCGTTCGACGCCGTCGTCGACGCCACCAACGCCGCCCATCTGCCCGCGCGCGCCGTCGAGCTGGTCGAGCCCGGCGGGCGGGTCGTCTACATCGGGCTGTCCGCCACGCCGAGCCGGCTCGACACCCGTCAGCTGGTGCTCGCCGACGTCACCGCGGCCGGCATCCTCTCCGCGTCGCCCGGCCTGGCCGCGACGATCGAGGCGTACGCGAGCGGCGCGGTCGACCCGCGCCCGCTGGTCGGCGCCACGGTCGGCCTGTCCGACGTCGCCGCCGTCCTGGCCGGGACGCTCCCCACCGGACCCGCCCCCAAGGTCCACGTCGACCCCCGCCTGGCCTGA
- a CDS encoding IlvD/Edd family dehydratase, whose amino-acid sequence MTELRSAQWYGGDGRDAYIHRAWMRRGLPDDAFTGRPQIAIANTASDLTPCNRHLDEVARSVRDGVHEAGGIALELPALSLGETQLRPTAMLWRNLAAMATEEMLRGNPVDGVVLLGGCDKTIPALLMAAASVDLPAVVVPGGPMLTGTFRGVPLGCGTDVWRLSEEVRAGTLSRDDFTRSESAMIRSKGHCNTMGTASTMGLLAEALGMVVPGVAGTPAPDSRLLAAAHGTGRLAVELVAADRRPSTVLTRASFHNAIVTLAAIGGSTNAVVHLLAIAGRLGIELTLDDVDRIGSRVPVLVDLLPAGRFLMDDLHRAGGLPAVLREVRDLLDPTALTVTGRPLVEYLDDAEIFDAEVIRPRSAPLVEEGGIAVLRGNLAPRGAVIKPAAASPGLLRHRGPAVVFDSIEDLHARIDDPDLDVTADSVLVLRGCGPKGYPGMPEVSNLPLPAKLLGQGVRDMVRVCDGRMSGTAYGTVVLHVAPEAADGGPLALVRTGDVVSLDVAARRIDVEVDDDELAARSPSRATVDGYARPARGWERLYVDHVLQADTGADLDFLLGSSGSEVSRESH is encoded by the coding sequence GTGACCGAGCTCCGCAGCGCCCAGTGGTACGGCGGCGACGGCCGCGACGCCTACATCCACCGCGCCTGGATGCGCCGCGGCCTGCCCGACGACGCGTTCACCGGCCGGCCGCAGATCGCCATCGCCAACACCGCGTCCGACCTGACGCCGTGCAACCGGCACCTGGACGAGGTGGCGCGGTCGGTGCGCGACGGCGTCCACGAGGCCGGCGGCATCGCGCTGGAGCTGCCCGCGCTGTCGCTGGGCGAGACGCAGTTACGGCCCACCGCCATGCTGTGGCGCAACCTCGCCGCCATGGCCACCGAGGAGATGCTGCGCGGCAACCCGGTCGACGGCGTCGTGCTGCTCGGCGGCTGCGACAAGACCATCCCGGCGCTGCTCATGGCGGCCGCGTCGGTCGACCTGCCGGCCGTCGTCGTGCCCGGCGGGCCGATGCTCACCGGCACCTTCCGCGGCGTCCCGCTGGGCTGCGGCACCGACGTCTGGCGGCTGTCCGAGGAGGTCCGCGCCGGGACGCTCTCGCGCGACGACTTCACCCGCTCCGAGTCGGCGATGATCCGCAGCAAGGGCCACTGCAACACCATGGGCACCGCGTCGACGATGGGCCTGCTGGCCGAGGCGCTGGGCATGGTCGTCCCGGGTGTCGCGGGCACCCCGGCGCCGGACAGCCGGCTGTTGGCCGCCGCGCACGGCACCGGCCGGCTGGCCGTCGAGCTGGTCGCCGCGGACCGCCGACCGAGCACCGTCCTGACCAGGGCGTCGTTCCACAACGCCATCGTGACGCTGGCGGCCATCGGCGGCTCGACCAACGCCGTCGTGCACCTGCTCGCCATCGCCGGGCGCCTGGGCATCGAGCTCACGCTGGACGACGTCGACCGCATCGGCTCGCGCGTCCCCGTGCTGGTCGACCTGCTGCCGGCCGGCCGGTTCCTGATGGACGACCTGCACCGCGCCGGGGGGCTGCCGGCCGTGCTGCGCGAGGTGCGCGACCTGCTCGACCCCACAGCGCTGACGGTGACCGGCCGGCCGCTGGTCGAGTACCTCGACGACGCCGAGATCTTCGACGCCGAGGTCATCCGGCCGCGGTCGGCGCCGCTGGTCGAGGAGGGCGGCATCGCGGTGCTGCGCGGCAACCTGGCGCCCCGCGGCGCTGTCATCAAGCCCGCCGCCGCGTCACCGGGGCTGCTGCGCCATCGAGGCCCGGCGGTGGTGTTCGACAGCATCGAGGACCTGCACGCCCGCATCGACGACCCGGACCTCGATGTGACGGCCGACTCCGTCCTGGTGCTGCGCGGCTGCGGCCCGAAGGGCTACCCCGGCATGCCGGAGGTGTCGAACCTGCCGCTGCCGGCGAAGCTGCTGGGCCAGGGCGTGCGCGACATGGTCCGGGTGTGCGACGGCCGGATGAGCGGCACCGCCTACGGCACGGTCGTGCTGCACGTCGCGCCGGAGGCGGCCGACGGCGGGCCGCTCGCGCTGGTGCGCACCGGCGACGTCGTCAGCCTGGACGTCGCCGCGCGGCGCATCGACGTCGAGGTGGACGACGACGAGCTGGCCGCGCGCTCCCCCAGCCGGGCCACCGTCGACGGCTACGCCCGCCCGGCCCGCGGCTGGGAACGGCTCTACGTCGACCACGTGCTCCAGGCCGACACCGGCGCCGACCTCGACTTCCTGCTCGGCTCCAGCGGATCGGAGGTCAGCCGTGAATCGCACTGA